One window from the genome of Streptomyces sp. NBC_00287 encodes:
- a CDS encoding ABC transporter substrate-binding protein, which produces MRKTTALRAAAAASAALLLATACNSQRGEDEQGTAAEGACKGQQTTGITDTTIKLGGIYPLSGPASAYGTISKGVGTYFKHVNDQGGIDGRKVEFVVRDDGYQPPKAVEEARRLVEREKVFAVFQSLGTPSTAAVWDYLNKQQVPQPFVATGASVWGTDDQHPWTIGWQPNYVSEARVYAKYLKDEKPKAKVAVLFQNDDFGKDLLGGFKEAVAGSGIEVVAEESYEVTDPSVSAQMTSLARSKADVLLNITTPKFGSQALASDAKNTKWNPLHIVNNVSSSAAVLKPVGFKNVQGVVSATYFKDPADPQWADDAEMKAYNDALDKYAPDSDPTNQFNAYGWAAASSLHKALDAMKCPTREGLRDAVRDLKDVKVDMLLPGVTLSTGPDDAFPIETMQLMRFKGERWQLFGEPVDTRKEFGSPGN; this is translated from the coding sequence ATGCGCAAGACGACCGCTCTGCGGGCGGCCGCGGCCGCGTCCGCCGCTCTGCTCCTCGCCACGGCCTGCAACAGCCAGCGCGGGGAGGACGAACAAGGCACCGCCGCCGAGGGCGCGTGCAAGGGTCAGCAGACCACCGGGATCACCGACACCACCATCAAGCTGGGCGGAATCTATCCGCTGTCCGGACCGGCCTCCGCGTACGGCACGATCAGCAAGGGCGTGGGCACCTACTTCAAGCACGTCAACGACCAGGGCGGCATAGACGGCCGCAAGGTGGAGTTCGTCGTCCGCGACGACGGCTACCAGCCGCCTAAGGCGGTCGAGGAGGCCCGCAGACTGGTCGAGCGGGAGAAGGTGTTCGCCGTGTTCCAGAGCCTGGGCACCCCGTCCACCGCGGCGGTGTGGGACTACCTCAACAAGCAGCAGGTGCCGCAGCCGTTCGTCGCCACGGGCGCCTCCGTGTGGGGCACGGACGACCAGCACCCCTGGACCATCGGCTGGCAGCCCAACTACGTGTCCGAGGCACGGGTGTACGCCAAGTACCTCAAGGACGAGAAGCCGAAGGCCAAGGTCGCGGTCCTCTTCCAGAACGACGACTTCGGCAAGGACCTGCTCGGCGGATTCAAGGAGGCCGTCGCCGGCAGCGGCATCGAGGTGGTCGCCGAGGAGAGCTACGAGGTCACCGACCCGTCGGTGTCGGCGCAGATGACAAGCCTCGCCCGCTCCAAGGCGGACGTCCTGCTCAACATCACCACCCCCAAGTTCGGCAGCCAGGCCCTCGCCTCCGACGCCAAGAACACCAAGTGGAACCCGCTGCACATCGTCAACAACGTGTCCTCGTCGGCCGCCGTGCTCAAGCCCGTCGGTTTCAAGAACGTCCAGGGCGTGGTCTCGGCGACCTACTTCAAGGACCCCGCCGACCCGCAGTGGGCCGACGACGCGGAGATGAAGGCGTACAACGACGCGCTGGACAAGTACGCGCCCGACTCCGACCCGACCAACCAGTTCAACGCCTACGGCTGGGCCGCCGCCTCCAGCCTGCACAAGGCCCTGGACGCCATGAAGTGCCCGACCAGGGAAGGGCTGCGCGACGCGGTGCGCGACCTGAAGGACGTCAAGGTGGACATGCTGCTGCCCGGTGTCACGCTCTCCACCGGGCCTGACGACGCCTTCCCCATCGAGACGATGCAGCTGATGCGCTTCAAGGGCGAGCGCTGGCAGCTGTTCGGCGAACCGGTGGACACCCGCAAGGAATTCGGGTCGCCGGGCAACTGA